The window TATAGCAAAGCAAGAcacctgttttatttatttgcaaacaAATGCCCATAGATGAAATGTATATGGTTGATTTTAAGCTAGACAAGCTAAAATTCTTGGGTTCAGAGAAGAAATCCTGACAGGCCTTTAATAGAGCTTAGCTGGAGTTTCTATGATAAAATATGTTGTAACCCCAAAGTGATCTATCATAATCACAGTTTTAAGAATAAAAACGCTGCAAAGACTGTTAGCTGAGGAAAAAGTGATAAGTACTCTATGGATTATACATTCttatctgttctataattaagaATATTCTTTAACAAAGTGAGTTTTAATCAAACATCAAACAATGTGTTAAAAATCAGAAGAACCATTTAAAACTAGTGCCCCACCATTCTGATAATGTTATCTTGGTTAGAGAGATGATCATTTTGGGAGGGTGTATTATTTGATTTATAAATaagaagttttcttttaaagttttttaattggaaaagaatcaggtaaagaaattatagaaatttatattttgaaaaatatatcaaaGCTGGTACCCAGCACTGTCATGTACAAGTTACCATCTTGCTTCTTCCTTCTGCTACCAACTGTATAAAAAGCCAAGCTCCTCAAACCCAGCTTCATCCAAGGAGAGGCATTCGTTCACTTTGTACTTCTTCCACAAGTAGTTCGGTGTGCACCTCACCTCATTATGCTGCCACTCTCCAAGATCAAGCAATGTGAATGCTATAAGAAGACTGATTTATAATGGGGTTAATGTACGGTAGAAGTGGGCCAAGAAACGTGAAGGctctgtgtttgtgtgcatgcatttgtATTTGATAAGTTAACCTTTTAAAACATCAATCCTTACGTGCAAACAATATACAGAGAAGATTTCATTGTTAGCTTGTCAATTAAGAAGGATTACTAAGTCTTCATTCTTGGCAGAAAATTCAATAATGCAAAGTTTCTGAGAGCTCCAACCACTGCTCTAACCAATAGTGGATATTCCTGTAGCAGACATTTCTCCTTTagggaaaaaagaagggaggaaataggAGAGATGTTTCAAATCACGATCTTTATAGTCTGGATATATGGAATTTAGCTTCTGCAATCACAGCAAGCTGGAATATACCTAGCTCTGATGTTTGCATATTCACTTCATAACAAAGACAGTcttgagtcaaagaagaaaacacatttgTTTCCCAAAAGGGATGTTTACATGGATAACTGTTAATGAGCAAAGCCCAGTCTTGATTTTTATTTGGAAGTCTTTCTATCTCTGTTTGCCATACCCTGATAATTCTTTCCGTGGGAATGCCTCTGTCctagataggaatagaaggaagagcAAGGATGTGGCTAGTCAACATTGTATTTTGAAGGTAAGGTGAAGCTCTTGAGAAATTCTGCAAAATATACATTTCCAAATCATGGAAATTGAGTAGGGTTTTCATTACCCAAAAcaaatgttgattttttaaataaagtctaATTTGAACCATTTGGTGCAATCATGGTATGAATGAGTATGTTTCATTCTGCCTACAGATACAACAGTTGTTTCAGCTGACCTCCTAGAAACATTAGCCTGAAAAACTGGAGAAGCACGATCACTTAAAAGAACTTAGTGTGAATAAGGAATAGTATAATTGTGTTTACTTACACAACCAAACTGCTCCGATGTATATTGTATATGCTAGTGGCGCATCTCAGTCAGTGCTCCATAAGAAATATGtgtttaaatgtaaattttctaaaacaaataagCATTCCAAGTTTTATTCCCACATAAATTTCAAGCGTTTCTCAGAAATTATCACAACATTGCTTGAAAAATTTCCCTAAGTACTTCCCAGAATCTAATCattttcaatatgttttttttttaccattgattcatctccccctttttgccTTTACACGCTGACACACTcacccccacacacttaggaatGCCAAGTTATATAAATTAGAAAGATAAACATAATATAAGAAACTTGGCTCTGAAGTAAAGAAGAACACACAGACCAATAAACTCCTGGGGTAGAAGAGTTTAAAAAGAGACTTGGCTTTAGAATGACagtttaaaattgaaatatttcctCTTAGCCTGAGATTTAAAACAGGTAACTGTgggagaatagaaaaaaaagatgactaaAAGCTTAATGATTTACATATCTTTTCTCTGCCACAGAAGGTCTCCTTCAAACTGCTGCTACTTTGAGCACTCACAGCCAACTCATGGTGTCCATGAGCTCTCTGTTTGCCTTCCCATCTATCATATTGATGGAATGTCTCTTTTCAGATCATCTGAGATAGTGGTCTAAGCTATCACTTGGTTCTGAGGAGACCCAGAAGTTAGACAATATATATATTCCAATTTCTGGGTCACATCCTAACACATATCCACCTAACTCAGAGGCTAGCACATGGCAGGTGGAGGCAAGCCAAGGAAGATTGACTGCTGCTCACTGACAAGGCGATTGTAGGGATGTGTACATGTAGTGTACACCTGTTCCCTGTTTGTATTAACTATATAGAGAACTACATAGAGACAGTCTCCATTAGTAAAAATATATGAGCTTGTACCCCAATATATAAGTTGTTTCCATATTAATAATTTAGAATATATGTCaattcatatattaaaatattagtgaaGGTTTGTCCTTCTAGGTAAACAAATAGATATAGAAATTCTATTGTTTCCCCCCTGTGTCACAGGCATTGTGATGCTCATGTACTGCCAGGAGGGAATGAAAACCTGTATGCTTGTGTTCTGGTTGCAAAAGAATGCAGGAGGCAAGAAGTTCAGATGGAGAATAAGTAAGAAAAGTTGTGGCCATTGAGTGATGAGGATGAGATTTTATGCAATTTGCTTGATTCAATTTGTTTAATCAGTTTTATTAGATATACTTTACATGCAGTAAAATCTATCAATGTTAACTATACAATATGCACAAATCAAACATCAACACAATCATGATATatagagcatttccatcacctcCCAAAGTATcctcatactcatttttttttttaacatgggcaggcaccggaaccaaacccaggtctcctgcatggcaagtgagaactctgcctgctgtgccaccatcacctacCCCCTCATGCTCTTTCGAAACCAGTCTTTTCCCCATCCTCAGCCCGTTGCAACTACTGATaggctttctgtttctatagttCAACCTTTTCCAGAATTTCATATGATTAGAATTGTAGAGTTTGTAGGCTTTTTTGACTCTTAGCATAATACTAAGAAATTTATAATGCTGATGAGATCCATCCATACTGTAATGTGAATCAGTAGTTTACTTTTTATTGCCCATAGCACGCCATTGATTGGACATCAacaatttatttatctgtaaGACTTAAATCATAGTTTTGCATTGCATTGTTTTGCTGATTTTTAGCACCATACCTACTACTTTTTAGAATGCCAAAATGGGTAAATTTGGTAATTTCTATACCTTCTATCCAACCAATTCCTACTGCCTAGATATTTGAATTAATCCTTAAGGAGGAAGAATAGAAAATATAAGTGAAAAGCTggtcataaaaataaatagtctCTCATGTTCTgatggaataatttttttaagagagTGCACTGCAAATCTAgacaataagaaattaaaaaatacgtCACATGAACTTCTGATTTGGTTCCAAGGTAGTCAGCAATTCCTATAGCTCAGTATCATTTAATGAAAAGATCTGCAGTTTAGTTCAAAAGGGAAATACTTATAATTTATAGCTTatcattttagaattttctttttaaattatgccTTAAATTTGACTGGCAAGTTCATGGAGtagaatagaaattaaattattctGTGCCTGACTTTCACAGTTAAACTCTTTGCTTACTTCTTAATTTGAATACTGCGGGAATAAATAGGCCCTAGATCCTGTACTGTGCTAAGTGTTTTatcctctctcatttctttcaATGGACAGAGAAAAAAACCATTGTTCTCCCTTTGTGCTATGACACAGGCAGTAGTCGGCCAAGGACCATAAACGGGCTGGTTTTAGGACTGATGATTCTGTGATCTTGGGGTCACCTGAAAATATAATTATCTCAAATCCTCTTACATggtttttcttccatctctttacctcctttccttttctgttatCCTTCTTCCAAATAAGGAAAACCAATCAacctcattttattttgattataccACTGCAAGTCATTTGGATACACATTGATGTAAAGAAAAGGCTCAGAGAGAACCATTTAAACCATGAGAGTTTACCTTACTGCAAAAAGCTTGTTTAAAAATCACTATGCAGATACATACAGAAACTGCATGCAACATTTCTTCTGAGTGATAGTCACCAGTCCCAGTgaaacaataaaaggaaatattttcatttaaaaacttaGATATAAATATTTCAAGTGTTTTATACTACTTCTGAACCCAGTAAAGTGGGATTCTAAGCCAGGATGATTTGGTGTTAGTCATCTTTTAATTAATGGTATAACCAGTTATTTTCACAGGAAATCGATACTTAAAATAACACCTTGCTTTTCACTTACCAGGGAAAATCTTATTATTCTCCTTTTGTGAATCACATTTCCCAACCTAAAGGCTGAAGGTCATTGACTCctggttaaaatggaaaagccTAGAGGAATTGACTCAACAAGTACAAAATTGCATGGGAGGAGCAAGAGTCCACTTAGAAACTTTAATGTTAACTTATTTTCCATTCACAGGATCTGTGTCCCAGGATAGGTCAATTGACAATCGGGATCTTCATATTGGCCCCACagatggaattttattttattctttttagggTTCCCATTCACTCTGGTAAAGTTTATTTGACCATGACAAAGGAGCTTAGATTGTGTGTCCTTTCTGCTCAAACTAACTGTAGGGAAGGACCAGTTTTTTCTCCTAATCTCCACATAGTaatatagtaaaaacaaacaaaaagaaagaatttcatgctttttatttgttGTAGCAGTATCAAATTGCTATGAAGGTCCCCAAATGGTTACCCTCAATTAGTTGCcaactgctttttttaaaaaataaaaactgtcctCAGCCTGACAGTTGTCAATTTTGAGCAGCACGTAGACCACTCATGGAAATTCTTGCTTAACAGAAGAGTCTTAGACCACTGTTTGAGAATCACTCCACCAGACCAATGCTTATTTCTATCAGAAGGGCCTTCAGGACAAATAACCTGAGCCTCCgtttttttttgctctttgatAACTTCTAATTCCCTTCAACCAGTAAATCCAACGATAAGCTAAAATTGTAGCCATTTTTAGCATCTATCTTGGAGATTCATTATGTTGTATGAGAAAGTCAACTTCATGGTCCTTGCTATAGCTTGATCAAATATGAATGGTGACTTCTTTGAAAAGAATGTCTGCGGCACCTCATATTGCCTGAATTTTGATGGTATCCAGTCAGGGAGACTCCAGATTGAGTGAGTAATATAGCTATTTATCCTGTTCCCTAACACCTTTGTTTACAAAGATATTACAGGTAAATATAAATTGCTGCTTTTGTTAGCCCTGTAAATgaagtttcttttttataattcagGCTGTCTGCAAAGTTCTAAATCCTGTCTACCTGGACCTCTTCCACCAGAAGTAAGTCCTTTAGTGTCACAGTCTCTATTTTATCAGAGACAAACTACTCAGGGCTAAAAGAGGGTCTGAAAGGCATTTTAGAAATAGCAGCACTATGGCAGGCCACcaggagaaaagagaaaccaTATGGGGCTGCAGTGTATCATTGGAAAAGGGAAGACGAGGGGGTGATGAGAATTGAATGCCTCAGGTGGGTTTGATCTGTTGCTATGGTTTCTAAGGCATATTTTAATACCAGAGACTGCCAACTGTGTAAATACATTATCGACCTGCAGATTAGGTGTGGGCTACCTGGGAAGAAACTAGGGAAGATATAACTAACTGTACACTGCTCAGATTGAGGTGGGGGAGGCGTGCAGTCTGAACAACAGTCTATAGTGAAGGACTCTACAAAAGAGCAATCAAGGAAGTGGatttaatagtaaaagaaagaTGGTATAGAAGCTGACAGTACAGTGCCGCATAAACCTGACTTCTTCAGGAGAAGTCCTACTCCTTCCTGTCACAGATTCAGTGCCTCACCTGGGAAATGGTGTCTTCAGATGAATTTGGAGCCAGAATATTTGGGGTCAAGTCCTAATCCCCATATTAGCCTCTTGGTGACCATAAAAAGCCATCTTagctttcttctcctctggtttctcatctgttaaacatTTGCTGAGCTCTGGAAGCTCTTATGAGGTTCAAGTGAGATAATCTATATAAAAatcatcatttatttacttatgtacAACACCAACACTTCCCCCACTGCTCCTATTCCAAAAGAGAATGTAAGAATGCAATCGGAGGCCAATTGCTGTtaatgatgattttttaaaatgaccatTGCAGCACTCTGGGCTCATCCTTATGTGACTGTGCTGAGCTGATAGATGTGTGTTGAATATTTGATCAAAAGGCCGGTTTTATCTgtgggatgggggagggacaCCTGTGTCTGATGGTGTATGTAGGGGTGAACACCCATATACTCATACCCACACATGTACTTTACATAAAATGATAGAATGTAGAAGTGAGCCTTATGAGAATAGCACATAGGTGTTAGAGAACTTTTTTAAGTCATTTAAATATATGACAAGCTATCCCCTTTAATCAAACTATCTGTGGCAAGTCAGACTATATATGATTGTGGACCAGAGATATCCAGAGGTTGAGGAGAGTTGTCCCCAAGATCGaatttttctttgcaaaaatagTATGGTGCCCTTATTTCCCTTTCTCTAATTTTCCTATAATAACATCTTTCATAACCGTGGTACAAATGTTAAAACCAGGAAATTAAGATTGATACAAAACTATGAACTAATCTTGAGGTTTTATTCAAATGTCACCAGTTTTCCCACTATTACCCATTTCCTTGTGTAGAATCTCTGGGATCTCATAATATACTCATTGGCCATGTTTTCTTAGTCTCCTCCAATCTCTAGTAgttcttagtgatttttttttaatctttcctgATCTTTACACTTAGAAGAGTATGGGCCACTCTTTTGTAGAATGGCCCTCAATTttggtttgtctgatgttttctcatgagtAGATTGAGGTTATACATTTTTTGTAAGAATACCACAAAAGTGGTGGCAGGCCCTTCTCAGTGTATCATTTCTGGAGGTATATGATACCAACATGACTTATTACTGGTGACGTTAGCTTTGATTGCTTGCttatggtggtgtctgctgggcttctccaATGTAAAGTTAcaattttccctttgtaattaataacaGTCTTGTCTTTTAAAGTTTTATCCATTCTTAAATGAATGATCAGGGTTGGTGCAAGTGTCACTCACAGAGGGTCACAAAGTGTCCTGTCCTGGTGGGCAGAAAGGATGCCCTGGAAAATGATGGAGTCATTATTTTAAGTGTTTGAATAGATTTCTCTCAATCCATGCTGAAATAGATTTGCCTGACATTACACGGCAAGATTTCTAAGTCCTACCTCCAGGCAAATCTCATAGTTACTAGCAAAAATGAAAGTGTGAAAGgctttttaatgtatatttaacAACACATAGTCTGGTGATTACTGATGTGTATTCTCTGTGGACTCGCTTTGCGATCAGAGGAGGATGTTGAGACAacatttttacacatttattcTATCTAAATCCATCACATGTTTACTTTCTAAATATCTATAACCATCATTTATAACAAGATCATAAAGAGTCAAATTCTTTAAATCTAAATCGAACTTTGAGTCATAGGATTACAATCAGTTTTCAGGAAAAGTACAATTACCTTTCtcgggtgatttttttttcccttactgtACCTTCTGAAATTGCCTCCTGTTAAAATGATACTAAATTACAgccattaataaaagaaaaaaatacagcctGGTAATTGGGGTTTGAGAGGTAATGCTACTTTATTCATCCTTTTGATTCAGAAATTCACATAGCTCCTATTTAAAGGATTTTTCATCATTGAACCCAGTAATATGTCTGCTTGCATTGAAGTAAATTTCACAAAATGTACTCAATTCCTTCCTATGGTGTCACTATTAAATAAGGATTaagctaccttttttttttttcatttatggtggGTTGCACAGCGAGAGTTCACATCTTATACTAATATATGCTAAACAGTCACCTAGTATATAGATCAGTGTTGTTAAAATAGTAGTGTTAAAGGCATTTTAGATCACAGAGCCCCAGTGGTCtgcattttgtttgctttgacaTTATTAAACTTAATCTGTTTCTCTAACTGTGACTCTAATTACTACATTTGCATGGCAGAAAAGTTTGCAGTGTAGGTCGACTTTTATTAACAGTGCTTGCATATTGTTTTCTGCTCTCTGCGTTTCATGAGCAGGCAGAGCACCTTCAGTTGCGTTGAATAATTATGCACAATCAATAAGTTTTGTGTttgtctttgttgtttctttgatGTGGCCTCTAGGATGCTGCCGGCAAGGTGCTGGACCGCTGGGCCATCATGTCTAGAGAAGAGGAAATTATCACCCTTCAGCAGTTTCTGCGGTTTGGAGAAACCAAATCCATTGTGGAGCTGATGGCAATTCAGGAGAAAGAAGGGCAGGCTGTGGCTGTACCATCTTCAAAGACAGACTCAGATATCAGGACTTTCATTGAGAGCAGTAATCGCACGAGGAGTCCGAGCCTCCTTGCTCACCTAGAGAACAGCAACCCTTCCAGCATTCATCACTTTGAAAACATCCCGAACAGCCTTGCATTTCTGCTTCCATTCCAGTACATAAACCCAGTCTCTGCCCCACTGCTAGGGTTGCCTCCAAACGGGTTGCTGTTAGAGCAACCGGGACTGAGGCTGCGAGAACCAAGCCTTTCAACCCAGAATGAATATAATGAGAGCAGCGAATCTGAAGTATCGCCCACACCttataaaaatgatcaaacaCCCAATAGAAATGCCCTGACCAGCATTACTAACGTGGAGCCCAAAACAGAGCCAACCTGTGTGTCCCCCATTCAGAATTCTGCCCCAGTCAGTGATCTAACCAAACCTGAACATCCAAAAAGCTCATTCCGGATTCACCGAATGAGAAGGATGGGGTCAGCCTCTAGGAAAGGAAGAGTGTTCTGTAACGCATGTGGGAAGACATTCTATGACAAAGGTACTCTCAAAATTCATTATAATGCTGTGCACCTGAAGATCAAACATCGATGTACCATCGAAGGTTGCAACATGGTATTTAGCTCCCTCCGAAGCCGTAATCGCCACAGTGCAAACCCAAACCCTCGCCTTCACATGCCCATGCTAAGGAATAACCGAGACAAAGATTTAATTCGGGCCACATCAGGAGCTGCCACCCCTGTTATAGCAAGTACAAAATCAAATCTCACACTCACAAGTCCTGGTCGGCCCCCAATGGGTTTTACCACTCCCCCACTAGACCCCATCTTACAGAATCCTCTCCCTAGCCAGCTGGTATTTTCTGGGCTAAAGACTGTCCAACCTGTCCCTCCATTTTATAGAAGTTTACTCACTCCAGGGGAAATGGTGAGTCCTCCAACCTCCCTCCCTACCAGTCCCATCATTCCAACCAGTGGTGCCATGGAGCAGCACCCCCTACCACCCTCTGAGCCAGCAGCACCAGCAGTGATGATGACCGCCCATGAGCCTAGTGCCGATCTGGCACCCAAAAAGAAGCCTAGGAAGTCAAGCATGCCTGTTAAGATTGAGAAGGAAATCATTGATACTGCTGACGAGTTTGACGATGAAGACGATGACCCCAATGATGGTGGAGCTGGGATCAACGACATGAGCCATGACAATCATTGCCACTCCCAAGAGGAAATGAGTCCAGGGATATCTGTGAAGGACTTTTCTAAGCATAGCAGGGCCCGGTGCATTTCCAGGACTGAAATAAGAAGGGCTGACAGCCTGACTTCTGAGGACCAAGAGCCTGAGCGTGACTATGAGAATGAGTCTGAATCTTCAGAGCCCAAATTAGGCGAGGAATCCATGGAAGGGGACGAGCACATTCACAGTGAAGTGAGTGAAAAAGTCCTGATGAACAGTGAGAGGCCTGATGAGAACCACAGTGAGCCTTCTCATCAGGACATCATCAAGGTGAAGGAAGAATTCACAGATCCCACCTATGACATGTTTTACATGAGCCAGTACGGACTATACAATGGTGGGGGGGCCAGCATGGCTGCCCTGCATGAGAGTTTTGCATCGTCTCTGAATTATGGCAGTCCTCAAAAGTTCTCCCCAGAAGGTGACCTGTGTTCTAGCCCAGACCCCAAAATCTGTTATGTGTGCAAGAAGAGTTTCAAAAGCTCCTACAGTGTGAAGCTTCACTACAGGAATGTTCACTTAAAAGAGATGCATGTCTGCACAGTGGCTGGCTGCAACGCTGCCTTCCCCTCTCGCCGAAGCAGAGACAGGTCAGTAAATCTCCATTGGCTGCTCctgctgggggtggagggtgccAGTTTCAGTCAGTTGAACTGGACTTTAAAAAATCCAACTTAGACATTTTTGATGCACTGTAAAAGTTGTCTGCAGTTACCACATGATAACCAAGCTGCCATGCTTATGAAGGATTGTTGCAGTTGGTGCTTGTTATGATTAAGCATGCAGAATCATATGCCATCTTACCCAGTATTGCACGTCATTTTTCTCTGTGCactgtgttttgtgtgtgtgcgtgcatttCCATGCATCTAGGTGTGATTACGTTAACTGTGTACACAGTTCCCTGCTTCCCCATGAACCTCCACTTAGAAGCCCCAGCTTCtgttatagatatatatatatatttctgcttTGCTGTGTGGCTTTTTAATTAAATCAATATATTATCTtcatacacacatatttatccaatatagaaacagaaatttacGGATGGAAAGAACCATAGGTCCAGGACATCGAGACAGCCTGCATCTCCGTAGGTATAACCAGAAATGTTATCATTGCTTTCATGAGTATTCAGTGTGTCCTTGAATTCTATACGAGTgatgaaaatagaagaaaatgggaCCAAAGTCATTGTTGATGTACAGAAATGGTGTGGTCGTGTGGGTATCTTTTACTTTAACTTCACAGTGTCTTTGAGCACATTTCTAAAATGTAGCCTTCCTTGGGAAGTATTCATAGAATCATTCATAAAGGCATGTATATACTTTTAGGGTCAGTTAGAATATATTAAGACCAGCCTTCAAATGACATCACCCTCCAGCTATGTAGCTACAGCTCTGAAACAGTTGGGCTTAACCAGAAGCAGCTGGTCCTGAACCTACCATGTACTTTTTTAATCCTAAAGAAAGGGTAATATAAATGGAATGTATCAAGGTAGTCAGTGATGGGGTAACAGTTTTCCTACACTTGTGAAATTAAGCTTATGAGAAGATCATTTACATAATACACCAGCCTAACTAGGGTCACGTACCACTTAGCTCTTCCTGTTATATCAGATGTGGTTTTCTTGGTCCTACATTGTcctaaaaataaattgagaaaattttATTACATGGTAAAAATCACTatttatagaagaaataaattaaacttaATAAGTAAGATGTTTCAAAATAGCCACCACCCAATTCCTAGTGTTTATTAATTGAGCAGAGTTTTTTTGACTATATAACGTATAATGAAATTACCACTAAGAAGTAGTGACCTGTCTAGAATACTgtcttattttcatatttgagAGAGCAGcccttcttttttaaatacattttcctcaggttcaattcccagtgcctgcccatgtattaaaaaaacaaacaaacaaacaaaaacatacattttCCTTTCTACTGAAATAAAAGTGGCCAAATCcatgaaaaggaaaatgtctaagaaaaataaatcactttCTTCTTACAACTCAAAACATGCTTTGAAGAGAAATCTATCTTCTTAATTCTTCCACCCCCATTTCCACTTACCTTCTTCCGTAAAAATGGTTGGTGGTCACAAAGTTCTTTTCAGTTACAAGTCATTTTGCCTAATACCAGATTATGTCAAATGAGTAGCTGTACTTCGAATAATAAAACCCGACACTATATTCAACAAACCCCCTCCACCCGTTTGTGAGTaacattcattcttttacatttgaaatagTGCCCTAGTGATAATGAGGTTAatgcattgtatttttttaataaaaataagagactCATGAAAACctgcataaaatatttatgaaaatggaGTGTTTGAAGACAAGCCAAAATTTAAGCTGATTTGCATGAATTCCTATCAGAGTTTTAGTTAGTTTGCTGAAAATACTGCAAGTCATATCACTGACATTAATGGCTTCTGGACCGAAAGGCCACATACCCAAAACCTGGCACTTTCATTTACATCAAGACACTAGAAGACACAGGACTTGTGATTTTATGTCTTCAAGCATAAAAAGAGGTTTTTTGAGGGGGGGAAATCTATTGATAGCTGGGGAATATTTGTCACCATTTTTATTCTAAGAATTGGGGCTTGTCGTTGGCCAGGCATGTGTTCAAGACCAACTTCTAGAAAAACTTGGATCTTCTAGGCAGGAAGAATATTTTCCATGTATGTTTAGTTGCAAAGAAGACAGTAAACTTCAGAAGATAGTTGGTACATTTCATGTGGCTGAAATACCTCATCACAcctaatctttttaattttggagTTTTGTCACATGGGCTTTAAtgaaggaaaacactgaaaaaattgtagaatgatttttttctaattttcacttgaaatttTGCCGTTTTGAAATACAAATTCTAAAATGTATCTTTTGAATACTCAAGTCTCATGTTACCAGTTTAAAATTTGGCCAAAGCTCTAATTCTTTAGTAtgattgtctttttaaatattatcttttttagaagaaaaagttCATCCTTGTTGACTCTATGCGACCAAATAATCAGCAGTACCATTGGGATACCAGCTTCTTCCCACATTTAGCAGAGACTCTAAAACATAATTGCACTCCAGTTTCAGCCTTCTATTGTCATTTTAGCAACTAATATAGACCTGTAATTGAATCTCCTTATTTACAAAGCCTCTTGGGTCACATCTCTGATTTATTCCTTAGACTTACCTTACTCTCTATCTTCAGTTTTACTTTATTAGTCATGAGAACCCC of the Tamandua tetradactyla isolate mTamTet1 chromosome 2, mTamTet1.pri, whole genome shotgun sequence genome contains:
- the BNC2 gene encoding zinc finger protein basonuclin-2 isoform X12; amino-acid sequence: MLYGTQAVPVRLKILLDRLFSVLKQEEVLHILHGLGWTLRDYVRGYILQDAAGKVLDRWAIMSREEEIITLQQFLRFGETKSIVELMAIQEKEGQAVAVPSSKTDSDIRTFIESSNRTRSPSLLAHLENSNPSSIHHFENIPNSLAFLLPFQYINPVSAPLLGLPPNGLLLEQPGLRLREPSLSTQNEYNESSESEVSPTPYKNDQTPNRNALTSITNVEPKTEPTCVSPIQNSAPVSDLTKPEHPKSSFRIHRMRRMGSASRKGRVFCNACGKTFYDKGTLKIHYNAVHLKIKHRCTIEGCNMVFSSLRSRNRHSANPNPRLHMPMLRNNRDKDLIRATSGAATPVIASTKSNLTLTSPGRPPMGFTTPPLDPILQNPLPSQLVFSGLKTVQPVPPFYRSLLTPGEMVSPPTSLPTSPIIPTSGAMEQHPLPPSEPAAPAVMMTAHEPSADLAPKKKPRKSSMPVKIEKEIIDTADEFDDEDDDPNDGGAGINDMSHDNHCHSQEEMSPGISVKDFSKHSRARCISRTEIRRADSLTSEDQEPERDYENESESSEPKLGEESMEGDEHIHSEVSEKVLMNSERPDENHSEPSHQDIIKVKEEFTDPTYDMFYMSQYGLYNGGGASMAALHESFASSLNYGSPQKFSPEGDLCSSPDPKICYVCKKSFKSSYSVKLHYRNVHLKEMHVCTVAGCNAAFPSRRSRDRNRNLRMERTIGPGHRDSLHLRRHSANINLHRKLLTKELDDMGLDSSQPSLSKDLRDEFLVKIYGAQHPMGLDVREDASSPAGTEDSHLNGYGRGMAEDYMVLDLSTTSSLQSSSSIHSSRESDAGSDEGILLDDLDGASDSGESAHKVEAPALPGSLGAEVSGSLMFNSLSGSNGGIMCNICHKMYSNKGTLRVHYKTVHLREMHKCKVPGCNMMFSSVRSRNRHSQNPNLHKNIPFTSVD
- the BNC2 gene encoding zinc finger protein basonuclin-2 isoform X6, with amino-acid sequence MQFGTRTTSAEPGFMGTWQNADTNLLFRMSQQVPVACAGRVLGADFCPNLEEPDQRLEVQAIRCTLVNCTCECFQPGKINLRTCDQCKHGWVAHALYFPICCFPLCLQTTKQVKALDKLSTQHLYHPTQVEIVQSNVVFDISSLMLYGTQAVPVRLKILLDRLFSVLKQEEVLHILHGLGWTLRDYVRGYILQDAAGKVLDRWAIMSREEEIITLQQFLRFGETKSIVELMAIQEKEGQAVAVPSSKTDSDIRTFIESSNRTRSPSLLAHLENSNPSSIHHFENIPNSLAFLLPFQYINPVSAPLLGLPPNGLLLEQPGLRLREPSLSTQNEYNESSESEVSPTPYKNDQTPNRNALTSITNVEPKTEPTCVSPIQNSAPVSDLTKPEHPKSSFRIHRMRRMGSASRKGRVFCNACGKTFYDKGTLKIHYNAVHLKIKHRCTIEGCNMVFSSLRSRNRHSANPNPRLHMPMLRNNRDKDLIRATSGAATPVIASTKSNLTLTSPGRPPMGFTTPPLDPILQNPLPSQLVFSGLKTVQPVPPFYRSLLTPGEMVSPPTSLPTSPIIPTSGAMEQHPLPPSEPAAPAVMMTAHEPSADLAPKKKPRKSSMPVKIEKEIIDTADEFDDEDDDPNDGGAGINDMSHDNHCHSQEEMSPGISVKDFSKHSRARCISRTEIRRADSLTSEDQEPERDYENESESSEPKLGEESMEGDEHIHSEVSEKVLMNSERPDENHSEPSHQDIIKVKEEFTDPTYDMFYMSQYGLYNGGGASMAALHESFASSLNYGSPQKFSPEGDLCSSPDPKICYVCKKSFKSSYSVKLHYRNVHLKEMHVCTVAGCNAAFPSRRSRDRNRNLRMERTIGPGHRDSLHLRRHSANINLHRKLLTKELDDMGLDSSQPSLSKDLRDEFLVKIYGAQHPMGLDVREDASSPAGTEDSHLNGYGRGMAEDYMVLDLSTTSSLQSSSSIHSSRESDAGSDEGILLDDLDGASDSGESAHKVEAPALPGSLGAEVSGSLMFNSLSGSNGGIMCNICHKMYSNKGTLRVHYKTVHLREMHKCKVPGCNMMFSSVRSRNRHSQNPNLHKNIPFTSVD